GGACGAAGAGGAAGTAAAACAACTCGCCGCGAAGCGAAAGGTGGCGCTGGTAACCGCGCCCTGACGCGCCCGCGAATCAGCGCACAACGCAGACTTGATCATGCTTACCGCCCACGAATTGATCGGATTCATGTCGCCGGGTCTGGCGGCGGAAATTCTTGAATACGCCCATTCTTCAGAGAAAGAACTTTACAAGGCGACACTCGCCGCCGTCGCGCAGGCACGCAAGGTCCGTCCGCTCTTTCTCGAACGCCAGCCGCGCGCCGAACGGCACAAAACGGTGCTCGCCACGTTGGCTCGTCCCGCGATGGAACTGGCTGCGGGAACCTTGTTGAGGGGCTGGTTGTTGAAAAAACACACGTTGCTGCTCGCGGACTTTCTCGACGCGCTCGGCGTGCCGCACAAGGACGGCGTGGTGGACGATCTGCCTGAAACGATGGACGACGCAAAACTTCATTCCGCGGTGGACAAGGTGCTGGCCGGACATCCCGCGGAGGTGGTCATCGTTTATCTGCACGCGTTTTATGAAATGAACGAGGCACGATGGCCGAATTTAAAAACGCTGCTGGAAACCGATCCGCGGCTGCAGTTCACGGGCTGACCGCCCGCCTCGTCTGCCCAAGTTGAAGGGGTCCTGAGCCCGGTCCTGACGGGACACGCGGCGTCGGCGGACACCGGAACGCGTCTTTTTTTGGTTCGGGATACCGGACAGGGTGATCGATGCCGCGTACGCGACGCCTTCGTTCATGGCCGATCTAACTTCTCCCGCACTGCTTCAGCCAACCTCTTCGGGTGGTAAGGCTTTTGGAGATATGTCACTCCCTCTCGCATCCTGAAAGTCGTTCCTTCCGTATCGATGCTGTATCCGCTGACATAGATGACTTTGAGCCCCGGCTTGCGCGCCAATAATTGCTTCGCAAGTTCCCGACCTGTCAGTCCATCCGGCATGATCATGTCAGTCAATAACAGGCCGACCTCCGCGGCGTGTGTTTCCCAAACCTTCAGCGCCTCGACACCCGACCCGGCTTCCAGCACACGATACCCATGCCGTTGCAAAATGATCCTGGTCATACCCCGCAGCGCTGCCTCGTCTTCAACCAATAAAATGGTTTCGGTTCCACCACGGACCCGCGCTTCCTCCGTTCCGGTCATGGCGGCGGGGAATGATTGCGGTATCGCGGGCAGAAAAACTTTGACCGCGGTCCCCACACCCACCTGGCTCTCCACTTCCAGCCATCCCTGATGCTGCTTTACGATCCCGAAAACCGTCGCCAGCCCGAGGCCGGTCCCTTTGCCGACGTCCTTGGTGGTAAAGAACGGCTCAAAAATGCGCGACCTAATCTCCGGGGTCATTCCGCAACCCGTGTCCCGCACCGTCAGCCGGACGAATTCGCCCGTGCGCGCCTCCGGATTGCCCCGGGCATAAACGGCGTCCGTGACAAGTCGTTCCGTGCTGATGATCAGCCGACCGCCTTTGGACATGGCGTCACGCGCGTTGACCGCGAGGTTCATCAGGACCTGCTCCATCATTCCCTCGTCCGCCTGAATCGAGGGGAGGTTGGAGGCAAAATCGCATTGCAGTTTGACGTCCTCCCCGATGATGCGGCCCAGCATCTTGGTCATGTTGGCGATGATCTCGTTCAAATCGAGCGCGCTCACCTGCATCTCCTTTTTGCGGCTGAAAGTGAGCAGTTGGCGT
The window above is part of the Candidatus Angelobacter sp. genome. Proteins encoded here:
- a CDS encoding response regulator, coding for MMNPEDISNRRILVIDDNQAIHQDFRKIFHAASPGRSVLDEVEAGLFGASVTHADEPWFEIDSAFQGQESLTLIQEALRENRPYAMAFVDVRMPPGWDGIETTKRIWEVCPDLQIVICTAYADCSWSEMHEKINPLDRLLILKKPFDPVEVIQLAHALTEKWRLMRESKTRLSSVEQMVKDRTRELEASQIALLNMMEDSVRNRRKVEEAYEELKREVTERRKLEAQFLQSQKMEAFGQLAGGVAHDFNNILSVIMGYSNLLMEEEDLKADVQDQLKQIYSAGERAANLTRQLLTFSRKKEMQVSALDLNEIIANMTKMLGRIIGEDVKLQCDFASNLPSIQADEGMMEQVLMNLAVNARDAMSKGGRLIISTERLVTDAVYARGNPEARTGEFVRLTVRDTGCGMTPEIRSRIFEPFFTTKDVGKGTGLGLATVFGIVKQHQGWLEVESQVGVGTAVKVFLPAIPQSFPAAMTGTEEARVRGGTETILLVEDEAALRGMTRIILQRHGYRVLEAGSGVEALKVWETHAAEVGLLLTDMIMPDGLTGRELAKQLLARKPGLKVIYVSGYSIDTEGTTFRMREGVTYLQKPYHPKRLAEAVREKLDRP